A stretch of Candidatus Edwardsbacteria bacterium DNA encodes these proteins:
- a CDS encoding ATP--guanido phosphotransferase, whose protein sequence is MNLPDHGIQGLIGQEAGWLKLADSDPGVVISSRVRLARNLAEHLFPDRSEQAERSLVREEIRKASSAVNYFGDAAFFDLDVLTQLDMTALWERRLISSDLMDKKNGAGVLVGRNQSLDLMINEEDHIRMQSLLPGLDLIEAFRIVDQVDDQLQQKLEMAYSPEWGFLTCCPSNLGTGLRASLLIHLPALVRAKRIEKLLNQLEEQGILVRGFYGEGSEVAGDIFQISNRATLGRNELEIIENVERVGRSLMEQELETRRYIMDHARRQTEDNIWRAFGILANARMLSTQEFLELSSSLRLGISLDIFPRIGLNALNKLLIITQPAHLQILLDAQMEAHERDGERAKMVRGILANFI, encoded by the coding sequence ATGAACCTTCCCGACCACGGCATACAGGGCCTGATTGGCCAGGAGGCCGGATGGCTTAAACTGGCGGACAGCGATCCCGGAGTGGTGATCTCCAGCCGGGTGCGTCTGGCCCGCAACCTGGCGGAGCATCTTTTTCCCGACCGGTCCGAACAGGCTGAGCGCAGCCTGGTCCGGGAAGAGATCAGGAAGGCTTCGTCAGCGGTGAATTATTTCGGCGATGCGGCTTTCTTCGACCTGGATGTCCTGACCCAGCTGGACATGACGGCCCTTTGGGAGCGCCGGCTGATCAGCTCCGATCTGATGGATAAAAAGAACGGGGCCGGGGTGCTGGTGGGAAGGAACCAGTCGCTGGACCTGATGATCAACGAGGAGGACCATATCCGGATGCAGAGCCTGCTGCCGGGCTTGGATCTGATCGAAGCTTTCCGGATAGTGGATCAGGTGGACGACCAGCTGCAGCAGAAACTGGAGATGGCCTATTCCCCGGAGTGGGGTTTTTTAACCTGCTGTCCCAGCAACCTGGGGACGGGCTTAAGGGCCTCCCTGCTGATCCACCTGCCGGCTTTGGTACGGGCCAAGAGGATCGAAAAACTTTTAAACCAACTGGAGGAGCAGGGTATTCTGGTGCGGGGCTTCTACGGCGAGGGCAGCGAGGTGGCCGGGGATATCTTCCAGATCTCCAATCGGGCCACCCTGGGCCGGAACGAGCTGGAGATAATTGAGAATGTCGAGCGGGTGGGGCGCAGCCTGATGGAGCAGGAACTGGAGACCCGCCGTTACATCATGGATCACGCCCGCCGGCAGACCGAGGACAACATCTGGAGGGCCTTCGGCATCCTGGCCAATGCCAGAATGCTTTCCACCCAGGAATTTCTGGAGCTGTCATCCTCCCTGCGCCTGGGCATTTCCTTAGACATATTCCCTAGGATAGGGCTGAATGCCCTCAACAAACTGCTGATCATAACCCAGCCGGCCCATCTGCAGATCCTGCTGGACGCCCAGATGGAGGCCCATGAACGGGACGGGGAAAGGGCCAAAATGGTCAGGGGTATTCTGGCAAATTTTATTTAA
- a CDS encoding UvrB/UvrC motif-containing protein — translation MICDLCKKNEAVMHYTEVRDSRNTEYNLCRECAELKGLAKSLNLALSSLGDMLAGMIRDISTEQDDDNAAQCPKCGLALTDFKKLGRLGCPGCYQVFNASLKPLVRQIHGINDHLGKAAPTSDDIKAAPSENRMERLRQELQAAVLKEEYEKAADLRDQIRELETSGAR, via the coding sequence ATGATTTGCGATCTGTGCAAAAAAAACGAAGCGGTGATGCATTACACCGAGGTGCGGGACAGCCGTAACACCGAATACAACCTGTGCCGGGAGTGCGCCGAGCTAAAGGGCCTGGCCAAGAGCCTGAACCTGGCCCTGTCGTCCCTGGGCGATATGCTGGCCGGGATGATCCGCGATATCAGCACCGAGCAGGACGACGATAATGCGGCCCAATGCCCCAAATGCGGGCTGGCCCTGACCGATTTCAAAAAACTGGGCCGGCTGGGATGCCCCGGCTGCTATCAGGTATTCAATGCCAGCCTCAAACCCCTGGTCAGGCAGATACACGGCATCAACGATCATCTGGGCAAGGCCGCTCCGACCTCCGATGATATCAAAGCCGCGCCCTCCGAAAACCGGATGGAGCGGCTCAGGCAGGAATTGCAGGCAGCGGTGCTCAAGGAGGAATACGAGAAGGCGGCAGACCTGCGCGACCAGATCAGAGAACTGGAGACCAGCGGGGCCAGATGA
- a CDS encoding ATP-dependent Clp protease ATP-binding subunit, whose protein sequence is MKDNRFTERAKRVLFIAREEARRLQHDYIGTEHILLATLREGEGVAVAVLLSLGLSTEQIRRKVEELMPKGGETIMMGELPFDLSARRAMELAVEEAKNLQHNYVGTEHLLLGLMEDQDGIASRALVSLGLSAEMMRSEIMRLLSSEPGSSPMPQSNGQSKTPALDYFCRDLTRLAQDGKLDPVIGRNREIERVIQILSRRKKNNPLLIGEAGVGKTAIVEGLAQKIISGEVPEPLLSKRVMALDLAAVVAGTKYRGQFEERMKALMNEMRQTQDNIIFLDELHTIVGAGGAEGALDASNMLKPALARGEMQCVGATTLDEYRKHIEKDGALERRFQSIIVEAPSVDESLKILKGLQEKYQDHHKVKYTDEAIESAVRLSDRYITDRFLPDKAIDVLDEAGSRARLSTSETPAEIKFLESELKDIKVQKVEAVKGQDYEKAATLRDSEKNKRQEIERLREAWKKSRDLVAVRITEEDIAYVISRWTGIPIVKLEEKESARLLRMEEELNKRVVGQDQALEAVSRAVRRSRAGIRDTGRPMGSFIFLGPTGVGKTELARVLASFLFGDDNALIRVDMSEYMEKFAVSRMVGAPPGYVGYEEGGQLTEKIRRKPYSVVLLDEIEKAHPDVFNMLLQVLEDGQLTDSYGRQVSFKNAVLIMTSNLGAREIKKGVSLGFQKNDQLLAFDQMKDKVLSELKKTFNPEFLNRVDEVVVFNSLGRPEMGKIVDILIGQLSQRLKEKNITIGITPQAKELLVDRGFDPTYGARPLRRTIQRMVEDPLSQEILKADIKFGDGVLIEAEGEVLKFVPRSIKKTGRGVRKKRPKANK, encoded by the coding sequence ATGAAAGATAATAGATTTACCGAAAGGGCCAAAAGGGTCCTGTTCATAGCCCGCGAGGAGGCCCGACGCCTGCAGCACGATTACATCGGCACCGAACATATCCTTTTAGCCACTCTCCGGGAGGGCGAGGGGGTGGCGGTGGCGGTGCTTTTAAGCCTGGGCTTAAGCACCGAGCAGATCCGCCGCAAGGTGGAGGAGCTGATGCCCAAGGGCGGCGAGACCATCATGATGGGCGAACTGCCCTTCGACCTGTCGGCCCGCCGGGCCATGGAGTTGGCGGTTGAGGAGGCCAAAAACCTCCAACATAATTATGTGGGCACCGAGCACCTGCTGCTGGGCTTGATGGAAGATCAGGACGGCATAGCCTCCCGGGCCCTGGTGTCGCTGGGCCTCAGCGCGGAGATGATGCGCTCCGAGATCATGCGCCTACTGTCCAGCGAGCCGGGATCATCGCCGATGCCCCAATCAAACGGGCAGAGCAAGACTCCGGCCCTGGATTATTTCTGCCGGGACCTGACCCGGCTGGCCCAGGACGGCAAGCTGGACCCGGTGATCGGGCGAAACCGGGAGATAGAGAGGGTCATTCAGATCCTGTCCCGGCGCAAGAAGAACAACCCCCTGCTGATCGGCGAGGCCGGGGTGGGCAAGACCGCCATCGTGGAGGGGCTGGCCCAGAAGATAATCAGCGGCGAGGTGCCGGAGCCCCTGCTGTCCAAGCGGGTGATGGCCCTGGACCTGGCCGCAGTGGTGGCCGGGACCAAGTACCGGGGACAGTTCGAGGAGCGGATGAAAGCCTTGATGAACGAAATGCGCCAGACCCAGGATAACATCATCTTCCTGGATGAACTGCACACCATCGTGGGTGCCGGCGGGGCCGAGGGGGCGCTGGACGCCTCCAATATGCTCAAGCCCGCCCTGGCCCGGGGGGAGATGCAGTGCGTGGGGGCCACCACCCTGGACGAATACCGCAAGCACATAGAGAAGGACGGGGCTTTGGAGCGCCGCTTCCAGAGCATCATAGTGGAGGCCCCATCGGTGGACGAATCGCTGAAGATATTGAAGGGCCTGCAGGAGAAATACCAGGATCACCATAAGGTGAAATATACCGATGAGGCCATAGAATCGGCGGTCAGGCTGTCCGATCGCTACATCACCGACCGTTTTCTGCCGGACAAGGCCATCGACGTGCTGGACGAAGCCGGCTCGCGGGCCAGGCTGTCCACCTCCGAGACACCGGCCGAGATAAAATTCCTGGAGAGCGAGCTCAAGGACATCAAGGTCCAAAAGGTGGAAGCGGTCAAGGGCCAGGATTATGAGAAAGCGGCCACCTTAAGGGATTCGGAGAAGAACAAGCGCCAGGAAATTGAGAGGCTGCGCGAAGCCTGGAAGAAGAGCCGCGACCTGGTGGCGGTGCGCATCACCGAGGAGGATATAGCTTATGTGATCTCACGCTGGACGGGCATCCCCATCGTCAAGCTGGAGGAGAAGGAGTCCGCCCGCTTATTGCGGATGGAGGAGGAACTCAATAAACGGGTGGTGGGGCAGGACCAGGCCCTGGAGGCCGTCTCCCGGGCGGTGCGCCGCAGCCGGGCCGGCATCCGGGACACCGGCCGGCCGATGGGCTCGTTCATTTTTCTGGGCCCCACCGGGGTAGGCAAGACCGAGTTGGCCAGGGTTCTGGCCTCTTTCCTGTTCGGCGACGATAACGCCCTGATCCGGGTGGATATGTCGGAATACATGGAGAAGTTCGCCGTCTCCCGGATGGTGGGGGCGCCTCCGGGCTATGTGGGATACGAGGAGGGCGGCCAGCTGACCGAGAAGATCCGGCGCAAGCCATATTCGGTGGTCCTGCTGGACGAGATTGAGAAAGCCCATCCCGATGTGTTCAACATGCTGCTGCAGGTGCTGGAGGACGGCCAACTGACCGACTCCTACGGCCGCCAGGTAAGCTTTAAGAACGCGGTGCTGATCATGACCTCCAACCTGGGGGCCCGGGAGATCAAGAAGGGTGTCAGCCTGGGATTCCAGAAGAACGATCAGCTGCTGGCCTTCGACCAGATGAAGGACAAGGTGCTGTCGGAACTTAAAAAAACCTTCAACCCGGAATTTTTAAACCGGGTGGACGAGGTGGTGGTGTTCAATTCCCTGGGCCGGCCGGAGATGGGCAAAATCGTGGACATTCTGATCGGCCAGCTTTCCCAGCGGCTTAAGGAAAAGAACATCACCATCGGCATCACGCCCCAGGCCAAGGAACTGCTGGTGGACAGGGGATTCGATCCCACCTATGGGGCCAGGCCTTTGCGCCGCACCATCCAGAGGATGGTGGAGGACCCGCTGTCCCAGGAGATCCTGAAGGCCGATATAAAGTTCGGGGACGGCGTGCTGATCGAAGCCGAAGGCGAGGTCTTAAAATTCGTTCCGCGGTCCATAAAAAAAACAGGAAGAGGCGTCAGGAAAAAACGTCCCAAAGCGAATAAGTGA